CTGCTCCCAATGCAACCAAAGGACAACCGTCAGCCTTTTCGCCACGATGTCCGCGCGAAAGATAGAACTCAATAATAGCTTCCAGAGGGTCTGAATTTTCACCCGCAGCTGTAGACCACCTGCGGGTGGCGCTTTCCATAGCGCGTCGAGATGCCAGTGCAGCAAGGTGATCCTTGGATGCAAACTGCTTATAGAAGGCACCTTGCGTTAAGCCCGCACCTTTCATGAGGTCCTTCAGGCCGATCCCGTCAAAACCATGTTCTCGAAACAGTCGACTGGCCACGTTGATCACTGTTTCGCGATTCTCTTCGGCCTGTACGCGGCTCACTCTCATAACGGCCTCCTATTAGATTTCGTTTGACATCTATATCATAAATAGAGTTAGGTCGCAATCTAATTTGTCTGGATTGCTGGTTATGAAGAGAAACCAAGAAATGAAACGCAAACAAGTCTGGGCCATTGCGGGTCTCACTGTGGCCGCAGCCACTGCCGCGGCTTTTTTTGTGGTTTTGGAAGTACCAAAGCGGGAAGCGGAGGCCGCTGATCCAAGGACGGCTTTCCCCTTGGTTCGGGTTGCTGAGGTAAAGGCCACCGGAATGGCCGAGCGCTCCTTCACAGGCACTGTCGCTTCCCGTGTCCAGAGCAATCTTGGTTTCCGCGTTCCCGGCAAGATCGTTGAGCGGATGGTGGACGTGGGGCAGCAGGTCCGGCGGGGTCAGGCGCTGATGCGCATTGACGAAACTGACCTCCAGCTAGCGCTAACCGCCAAGCGAAACACGGTTTCTGCAGCGCGCGCTATTGTGATTCAGGCGCAGGCTGACGAAAAACGATACGCAGTGCTGGTAAAAAATGGTCTTGCGGCAACTCCGCAGCGTTATGAGCAGGCGAAGACGGCTCTGGATACGGCAACGGCGCAGCTCGCAGCTGCTGAAGCTGCCGCAAAGGTCGCGGAAAACGAAGTAGCTTACGCGGTCCTGTTCGCGGGTTCGGATGGAACCATCGTTCAGACATTAGGAGACCCGGGACAAGTCGTGGCAGCCGGACAGAGCGTGGTTCAACTGGCGCAGTCCGGGCCACGCGAGGCCGTCGTCTGGCTTCCTGAGACGCAGCGACCGGCTCCCGGCTCCCAAGCTCAAGCGAGAATCTATGGCAGCGGAAGTCTCAGTGGCAAGGCCACGCTGCGACAGATTTCCGATTCAGCCGATCCACAAACCCGGACTTACGAGGCGCGCTACATTCTTGAGGGCGATGCGGCGTCAGCCCCGCTTGGCTCGACCGTTACCATAAAAATTGTGGATACTGACCGCGAGCAGGAAGTCGCCGTACCAGTCGGAGCAATCCTCGACAACGGAAATCGCACAGGCGTGTGGGTAGTCAACGGCTCCACATCCACGGTGAAGTTCACACCGGTCAAGGTCCGCCAAATTGGTGAGGAGGCGGCATTTGTCACTGGTATTGACATTGGAGAACAGATTGTCGCTCTAGGCGCGCATCTTCTGGATGATGGTGGGAGCGTTAGGATTGCCTCGCAGCCCGAGGTGAAAAAATAATGAGCTTTAATCTCTCCGCTATCGCAGTGCGTGAGCGCGCCATAACTCTTTTCTTTATCGTGCTGCTGGCAGTCGCTGGCGCCTACGCTTTTATCAAGCTGGGACGAGCCGAAGATCCGTCGTTCACTATCAAGACATTGACGGTCACGTCCGTTTGGCCAGGTGCCACTGCGCGTGAAATGCAGGACCTTGTCGCGGAGCCTCTCGAAAAGCGTATTCAGGAACTCACATGGTATGACCGCGTCGAAACGACGACCAGACCCGGCTACGCTTTTCTGACAGTCACGCTCAAGGATAATACGCCTGCAAGTGCCGTCGCAGAAGAGTTTTATCAGGCGCGCAAAAAGCTTGGCGACGAAGCGCGCAATCTGCCGCCAGGTGTCATGGGCCCGTTCGTCAACGACGAGTATTCAGACGTGAGTTTTGGCCTTTACGCCCTGAAGGCAAAGGGCATGCCGATGCGCGATCTTGTCCGACAAGCGGAGACCATTCGCCAGGATCTTCTGCACGTGCCAGGCGTGAAGAAAATCAACATCGTCGGCGAGCGCCCCGAGCAGATTTTTGTCGAGTTTTCCTATTCGAAACTCGCAACTCTCGGGATATCTGCGCAGGATATTGCTTCTGCGTTGCAGCGACAAAATACGGTCACGCCTGCGGGATCGATTGACACCAAAGGACCACAGGTCTTTATCCGTTTCGACGGAGCATATAACAGCGTTCAGGCGATTGCCGACACGCCGATTGTCGCTGCTGGACGAACATTGAAGATCTCCGACCTTGCGGAGGTTCGGCGCGGTTATCAGGACCCTGCCACTTACGTCATCCGCCACGAGGGCGAACCGACGATCATGCTAAGCGCGGTCATGCAGGCGGGATGGAATGGTCTTGATCTCGGCAAGGCACTGGAGGCTCGCTCTGCCGCCATTGCACAGACACTGCCACTGGGCATGACCCTCACCAAGGTAAGTGATCAGGCTGTCAATATTGACGAGGCCGTCGGCGAGTTCATGCTCAAGTTCGCCATGGCGCTCGGCGTTGTGCTGTTCGTCAGCTTGGTCGCCTTGGGCTGGCGTGTCGGCATCGTGGTGGCGCTTGCTGTGCCGTTAACCCTCGCGGTTGTTTTCCTGATCATGTTGGAAACCGGACGTTTCTTCGACCGCATCACGCTCGGCGCTTTGATCCTCGCCCTCGGCCTCCTTGTTGACGACGCCATTATCGCTATCGAAGTCATGGTGGTGAAGATGGAGGAGGGCATGGACCGCATCAAGGCGGCCGCTTATGCCTGGAGCCATACCGCAGCCCCTATGCTGTCCGGCACGCTGGTTACGATCATCGGACTGATGCCGGTGGGATTCGCAAAATCAACCGCCGGCGAATACGCTGGTAATATTTTCTGGGTCGTCGGTTTCGCCTTGATCGTATCCTGGATCGTCGCCGTCACATTTACACCCTATCTTGGCGTCAAGATGCTGCCAGATATCAAGCCCGTCGAGGGCGGTCATCATGCTATCTATGACACGCCCAATTACCGTCGTCTGCGTTCTATCATCGAGTTCGCAGTTCGCCACAAATTTGTGGTCTGTGCGGTGGTAGGCATTTGCATGGCCGTTTCGATCGTGGGAATGGGTGGTGTAAAGCAGCAGTTCTTCCCGACATCAGATCGCCCGGAGGTGCTGGTTGAAGTGCGCATGCCAGAGGGCACGAGCATCGAGGCGACGACATCCGCGGTGAAGAAGATTGAAAGCTGGTTACAGTCTCAGCCCGAGACAGATATTGTCACGAGTTATGTAGGGCAGGGAGCCCCGCGCTTTTTCTTCGCCATGGCCCCGGAATTGCCCGATCCAGCCTTCGCCAAGATCGTTGTGCTCACGCCCGATGCCCACGCTAGAGAAGAACTTAAGCACCGCTTGAGGGGGGCCGTATCAGAGGGCCTCGTTCCCGAGGCATCCGTGCGTGTGACCCAGCTTGTATTCGGTCCCTACACGCCGTTCCCGGTCGAGTTCCGCATCATTGGCCCCGACCAAATTGAGCTCTACAAGATTTCCGAGCAGGCTCTGGCAATCATGAAGACTGTTCCAAATGTACGCCAAGCCAACAGGGATTGGGGCAACCGCACGCCTGTGCTGCGCTTTTTCCCCGACCAGGAAAGGCTCAGTCTGATCGGTCTCTCACCATCGGAGGCGGCACAACAGATGCAGTTGCTTCTGAGCGGCATTCCTGTCACCCAGGTGCGCGACAACATCCGCAACGTGCCTGTCGTTGCACGCAGTGCTGGCGAGAACCGCCTTGATCCTTCACGACTTGCTGACTTTTCGTTGATGAGCAGAGATGGTCGACAAGTTCCGCTTGATCAGATCGGGCATTCCGAGATCCGCTTCGAGGAGCCGATCTTAAAGCGTCGTGACCGTACCCCGGTGATAACCATCAGGTCCGATATCAACGAGGCAACGCAGCCACCAGAAGTTTCGCAACAGGTGATGAAGGCACTGCAGCCATTAATAGCATCGCTTCCCATTGGATACCGTATCGAGATGGGTGGCAACATCGAGGAATCACTAAAAGCCAACGTCGCTCTCGCTCAGGTTTTCCCGCTGATGATTGCTGCAATGTTGATCGTCATCATCATGCAGGTTCGCAGTCTGTCGACTATGACAATGGTTATGCTGACGGCACCGCTTGGTCTTGCCGGGGTGGTTCCGACATTGATTCTGTTCAATCAACCCTTCGGGTTCAACGCCATTCTCGGGTTGATCGGGCTGGCTGGCATTCTGATGCGCAACACGTTGATCCTGACGGAGCAGATCAAGGAGAACCAAGCGGCTGGGCTTGATGACTACCACGCTGTCATTGAGGCGACAGTGCAACGGACACGACCAGTTATCCTGACTGCGCTAGCAGCGATCCTGGCGTTCATACCACTGACCCACTCAGTGTTCTGGGGGTCTATGGCATACACATTGATTGGGGGAACGGCAGCGGGAACGGTTATGATCCTACTCTTCCTGCCTGCGCTGTACGCCGTGTGGTTCCGAATAACACCACCCCAGAAGGCCCATACTTCCCATTCATCAGGCGAGTATGCCGAGCTAAAACCGTACTAAGCGCTGGCTTTGGGACACACGAACGATAGTTAAAAAAACTTACAGAAAGTTTCGCGACGGGAAAATTAAGCGGGAGGAGCCCAAGGCAAAATATATGTAGCTCAATTTTAGGCGCGTTAAGATATGTATCGTGTGTGTTAGAGCCATGATTATTGACTGGCAATTAATCAACGGCGGAAAAAAATTAGGACATGAATTCTTAAAACCCCATTGCTCATCCATCGGGTTTAATAGGCGTAAACATCCGTATTGATTGGGCGCCCTGGCATTCGCACGAAGTCTGCCTTTAAGTTGATGGGGTCTTCTAATCCTCGTTATGTGCTACGAGTTTTGACGGAAAAATGAGTTCGTCGAAATATGCCCAAACTGTATGCAAGAGCTAATCAGCTGCGACATTCCGGTTGCGAGAATGGAACCCCTTTGGCATGACGTTAACAGTGAGGAGGGGACATGATCCAGTTGATTTTGTATTTGTTGGTTCTGGCCGTATTGTGCATGTGTCCACTGGTAAAAAACGTTTGGGACGCATCTATCTAGAGCTCGCCATTAGCTGTCGGCTCGCGCCTGGCGGATGGCCGGTGATACGTTTAAATGCGCGGCTGAAAGCAGCTTGAGAATTATAACCAAGTTTGTGCGCCACAGTGTCGATCGACAACCTGTCGCGGTTCAGCCATTGGCTGGCAAGCCGCATCCGAAGTTCGGAAGCGTAGCGAAGCGGCGGAATACCGATGGTAGATTGAAAGCGCCCAGCAAAAACAGATCGGGAAATGTTGCATTCAGCCGCCAGCTCTTCTACCGACCAGTCATGACCAGGGTTTCGGTGCAGTGCAAGAATAGCGCGCGCCAGACGCGGATCACGCAAGGCAGCCACGAGACCTGAGGCATTTTCACAGCCGCATTCCACCCAGCCTCGCACGATCATGGCGGCCATAACTTCGGCCAGTCGTGCGAGTACGCCCGCAAATCCGATCCGGCCTGAGCAGATTTCATTCTTCATACTGGTGAAAATGGGTTCCAGTCCGGGATAACGGCCATTATGAGCATCCGCCAGCATGAAGGGCGGCATCAGCGGACCAAGCCCCTGCATTCCGCCCAGATCGAACTCCATACAGCCATAAAATAGAATGGCGCTGGGTATCGTGCTGGTACTCGGGCAGGTGTCTACCCCACTAACCGTGTCGCCAAGAGGGGCTGTGGTAAAGCTGTCGATAGGTTGCACCGGGACACTATCATAGGACAGCAACGCGTGCTCTCCGCCTTGAGGCATGAGAACGGCGTTACCTGCCGATAGCCTTTGAAGCCGTCCATCTGCGCCTCTTAGCAGTGCTGTTCCTATGGCGAGATAGTGGAAATAGGCATAACCGGGTCTGGCATCAAAACTCATGCCGAACTCTGGCCCGGTCTGGATGCGGCGATATTGAACCCCGCGCAGTCGCATCCCGGACAGCAACTCGCTTACGAGGTCGGAGGATAACGCGAAGGAGTCTTGGAAAGTCATGTCAGGAGTTTCAATCAAATATTCAGGTCTGTTAGACATAGATCGTCCGATGATTGATGTCTAGGTTCCGGTTCAAACTGATTGAAAATGGAAAGATCCTAGATGTCTGATATCACTTGCTGCTCAGCATTAAGCACAGGGCCTGATGGCCTAACCCATGAAGACCAGGTATCTGCTTCGTGGCTTGCAGTGTTTTCGCTGACAATGGGCGTATTCGGTCTGCTTACGGCAGAGTATTTGCCTGCGAGCCTGCTGACACCCATGGCTGCCGAGCTTGGTGTGTCTGAGGCTTTGGCAGGGCAAGCCGTTACGGTCACCGCAGTGGTGGCGCTATTTTCCGGTCTTTTTGTACCGGTTCTGACAAGAGGGGTCGACCGGCGCATGGTTCTCCTGGCCTTTTCCACGTTGATGATTGCTTCCAACTTGCTGGTGGCTGTCTCCTCTAGCATAACAATTCTATTGATCATGCGAGTTTTTCTGGGCGTTGCTCTTGGTGGTTTCTGGGCTATGGCCGCGGCTGTCACAATGCGGCTTGTGCCTCCTGAACTCCTTCCACGTGCTCTCTCTATCGTCTTTAGCGGCATTGCTGTGGGGACCGTTGTGTCGGTGCCGCTGGGCAGCTATCTGGGAGAATTATTCGGGTGGCGTAGCGCATTTTATGCAGCAGCGGCTATTGGGGTCGCAACACTGTTGTTTCAACTTTTTACCTTACCGCGGCTTGCGCCTCGCAAAACCACGGCTCGTCTCAGAACGGTGGTCGACGTCGTGCTGCGTCCGGGCATTGCGATTGGCATGCTGGGCTGCATTCTCGCGCACACCGGGCATTACGCGCTGTTCACTTATATAAGGCCATTTCTTGAAAGCACCGCTGGCGTTGGTCCGGATGCGCTGGCGTTGATGCTGCTCGGCTTTGGAATAGCAAATTTTGCTGGTACTCTTCTAGGAGGCTGGTTGATGGAGCGTAGTTTGCACCTGACGCTTGTGCTCATGCCAATGCTTGTTGGCATCGCGGGTCTCGCTCTTGTCTTCCTGCCTGTCTCGGGCCTTGGGCTGGCCCTTCTCGTGGCTTTCTGGGGATTGACGTTCGGCGGTGTACCCGTCGCCTGGTCGACCTGGGTTGCTCGTTCTGTTCCAGATCAGGCGGAAAGCGCCGGTGGAATGGTGGTTGCCTCGGTGCAAGGGGCGATCGCTGCCGGGGCTGCAACCGGAGGCCTCATGTTCGGCTTGAGCGGCATTGTTGGTGTGTTCATAGGTGGCAGCCTGGTGATGCTGCTTGCCGCATTGCTCATAGCACTCCGTGTTAAGGTAAATGCTTCGGCAGGAGATGGAATAGGTGCGGCAAAGGTTCACCTCTGAATACCCGTCGGGGGTGCTGTCACGTTGTTTGCCATGCGGGCGCGTGGAAGCCGCAAGGTGGATTTCAGGCGAGTTGCAGCGCGGCCATCCTCCATTGGGCAGTTGCAGTTTGACGGAAGGATCGGATCTGGGCAGCGGGGCGATTTGATTTGGCGGGAACGAAATGGTTTCGGACGGCTGAGAAGATCGAGACAGATTGTTGCAGCGATCTGATCGTCCTAAATCCTTGCCGGGTTCGTTCACGCTTTCGAAAGGGCAGATGCGAATTTTCGGCCCTGTTGTTCAGGCCTTTATGAGAGCGATGCTCAACGGCGGGCATGACCTGACGCCTGGCGGCGCCATAGGATCGCAGCTTGTCGGTGATGATGCGCTTGGGCGCCAAGCCTTGCTTCTTCAGCAAACGGACCAGCAATCGTTTGGCTGCCTTGGCGTTGCGGCTAACCTGAACGATTTCATCCAGGACGTATCCGCCCGCCTTTATCCACGGCGCGCCACAGCCAGCACTTTTCTCCCTCCGATCCGAACGACGGCCTCGTCGAGATGCCACACGTCGCTGGAAGAAGGCGGTTTGCGGTGCAACCGCGCTGTGAACATGGAACCGTGCGACCTACACCATCGGCGGATTGTTTCATACGAAACTGCCACACCGCGCTCCAGCATCATTTCCTCGACTTCGCGCAGGCTCACATTGAACCGGAAATATAGCCAGATTGCGCGGGCGACGATTTCAATAGGGAAGCGATGATTCTTGTAGGTCGGCGACGAGCTGTTCATCCTACCCGACTATCGCAAATCGATTGACGAAAAATCAATGTGACAATACCATATTTTCACCATGATAATAAATTTATTTTAGGTGAGGTTGGCGCTCGCCCTCCAGGTGGGGGGGGCAGTAGCGCTATTAAGGCCGTATTGGGCGAGGGGACTAAACAACTTGAATTACGAGCGGCGATTAATCAGTTTGATGGTGCACCAGTAATTACAATAATCGAAGGGGCATTTACTGGTTATGTCGATCTAAGGCCTTTTGATTCCGGCGTTATTGTAGACCATATCTCCAAAGCAGAATTGTTGATGCTACCTGGGGTT
This genomic stretch from Ochrobactrum sp. BTU1 harbors:
- a CDS encoding AraC family transcriptional regulator translates to MTFQDSFALSSDLVSELLSGMRLRGVQYRRIQTGPEFGMSFDARPGYAYFHYLAIGTALLRGADGRLQRLSAGNAVLMPQGGEHALLSYDSVPVQPIDSFTTAPLGDTVSGVDTCPSTSTIPSAILFYGCMEFDLGGMQGLGPLMPPFMLADAHNGRYPGLEPIFTSMKNEICSGRIGFAGVLARLAEVMAAMIVRGWVECGCENASGLVAALRDPRLARAILALHRNPGHDWSVEELAAECNISRSVFAGRFQSTIGIPPLRYASELRMRLASQWLNRDRLSIDTVAHKLGYNSQAAFSRAFKRITGHPPGASRQLMASSR
- a CDS encoding MFS transporter; protein product: MSDITCCSALSTGPDGLTHEDQVSASWLAVFSLTMGVFGLLTAEYLPASLLTPMAAELGVSEALAGQAVTVTAVVALFSGLFVPVLTRGVDRRMVLLAFSTLMIASNLLVAVSSSITILLIMRVFLGVALGGFWAMAAAVTMRLVPPELLPRALSIVFSGIAVGTVVSVPLGSYLGELFGWRSAFYAAAAIGVATLLFQLFTLPRLAPRKTTARLRTVVDVVLRPGIAIGMLGCILAHTGHYALFTYIRPFLESTAGVGPDALALMLLGFGIANFAGTLLGGWLMERSLHLTLVLMPMLVGIAGLALVFLPVSGLGLALLVAFWGLTFGGVPVAWSTWVARSVPDQAESAGGMVVASVQGAIAAGAATGGLMFGLSGIVGVFIGGSLVMLLAALLIALRVKVNASAGDGIGAAKVHL
- a CDS encoding TetR/AcrR family transcriptional regulator, translated to MRVSRVQAEENRETVINVASRLFREHGFDGIGLKDLMKGAGLTQGAFYKQFASKDHLAALASRRAMESATRRWSTAAGENSDPLEAIIEFYLSRGHRGEKADGCPLVALGADAARQSKDVRQPFEDGIRAHFEVLDELMHETDTSNPSSKAIAILSLMVGAVTMSRLIEDENLSQNVLDTAANEVRRLAGGKGDDEACSHK
- a CDS encoding efflux RND transporter periplasmic adaptor subunit, producing the protein MKRKQVWAIAGLTVAAATAAAFFVVLEVPKREAEAADPRTAFPLVRVAEVKATGMAERSFTGTVASRVQSNLGFRVPGKIVERMVDVGQQVRRGQALMRIDETDLQLALTAKRNTVSAARAIVIQAQADEKRYAVLVKNGLAATPQRYEQAKTALDTATAQLAAAEAAAKVAENEVAYAVLFAGSDGTIVQTLGDPGQVVAAGQSVVQLAQSGPREAVVWLPETQRPAPGSQAQARIYGSGSLSGKATLRQISDSADPQTRTYEARYILEGDAASAPLGSTVTIKIVDTDREQEVAVPVGAILDNGNRTGVWVVNGSTSTVKFTPVKVRQIGEEAAFVTGIDIGEQIVALGAHLLDDGGSVRIASQPEVKK
- a CDS encoding efflux RND transporter permease subunit, encoding MSFNLSAIAVRERAITLFFIVLLAVAGAYAFIKLGRAEDPSFTIKTLTVTSVWPGATAREMQDLVAEPLEKRIQELTWYDRVETTTRPGYAFLTVTLKDNTPASAVAEEFYQARKKLGDEARNLPPGVMGPFVNDEYSDVSFGLYALKAKGMPMRDLVRQAETIRQDLLHVPGVKKINIVGERPEQIFVEFSYSKLATLGISAQDIASALQRQNTVTPAGSIDTKGPQVFIRFDGAYNSVQAIADTPIVAAGRTLKISDLAEVRRGYQDPATYVIRHEGEPTIMLSAVMQAGWNGLDLGKALEARSAAIAQTLPLGMTLTKVSDQAVNIDEAVGEFMLKFAMALGVVLFVSLVALGWRVGIVVALAVPLTLAVVFLIMLETGRFFDRITLGALILALGLLVDDAIIAIEVMVVKMEEGMDRIKAAAYAWSHTAAPMLSGTLVTIIGLMPVGFAKSTAGEYAGNIFWVVGFALIVSWIVAVTFTPYLGVKMLPDIKPVEGGHHAIYDTPNYRRLRSIIEFAVRHKFVVCAVVGICMAVSIVGMGGVKQQFFPTSDRPEVLVEVRMPEGTSIEATTSAVKKIESWLQSQPETDIVTSYVGQGAPRFFFAMAPELPDPAFAKIVVLTPDAHAREELKHRLRGAVSEGLVPEASVRVTQLVFGPYTPFPVEFRIIGPDQIELYKISEQALAIMKTVPNVRQANRDWGNRTPVLRFFPDQERLSLIGLSPSEAAQQMQLLLSGIPVTQVRDNIRNVPVVARSAGENRLDPSRLADFSLMSRDGRQVPLDQIGHSEIRFEEPILKRRDRTPVITIRSDINEATQPPEVSQQVMKALQPLIASLPIGYRIEMGGNIEESLKANVALAQVFPLMIAAMLIVIIMQVRSLSTMTMVMLTAPLGLAGVVPTLILFNQPFGFNAILGLIGLAGILMRNTLILTEQIKENQAAGLDDYHAVIEATVQRTRPVILTALAAILAFIPLTHSVFWGSMAYTLIGGTAAGTVMILLFLPALYAVWFRITPPQKAHTSHSSGEYAELKPY